A genomic segment from Azospirillum sp. TSH58 encodes:
- a CDS encoding glycosyltransferase, with the protein MPTYKHSGLLVEALSTALAQDTDFAYAVVVVNDGCPFPETERVCREFAAAHPGRLFHLHKRNAGLSAARNSGIAFALDAFPALEAVYFLDSDNRIRPHLLQRMLDALRAAGPEVGWAYPDVDKFGFFEFCDMSGAYSPLEHLFRNVSEAGSMASRRLLDSGARFDEAMRQGSEDWEFWLQGLERGFHGVHVPGTGFGYRRRGESMLTESERDYRPILTHIQKRHPALFAVQAVLRAETAVGRRYAVHLPDHAIVRCVTDPAAGEEDVPLADFVRRALRAPERPGYGECPGLLAVMDSGLYDLLKRHRLLRGALWVLERAAAQATLVRAAVTARTAEGGCALSWSGAPVGLQADAPFPLPDGGAAMAMLPTAVLLDLVRRQPAGTALLEREPWKPCAEARLSLTLALPGAVQPPAGADAALSALREAMAAAWSRPSNGGWAAAPIDRYRAGVATPEDVYRTVHQLPSVLPLLHPVGNRRLAALVADPADAAALDTAARMARWLAAKGYDAHLVALGGRSLSLTAEMVEAFASVIPHPLPLVLPERPLTRRDAYLGTPLRPLDPVEEDGAVGTLAVFDLVVTVRHGAAHPLMGRLRALGVTGWALLGSSDAPDAPSLADAVNGCAAFEHAYQTVVPLDARTVRLCQGLGFPPDKLRRWEDATEPDADPDWAACVPLSSCLPDPSAAA; encoded by the coding sequence GTGCCGACCTACAAGCATTCGGGCCTGCTGGTCGAAGCGTTGTCCACCGCGCTTGCCCAGGACACGGACTTCGCTTACGCGGTGGTCGTGGTCAACGACGGCTGCCCCTTTCCGGAAACGGAACGGGTGTGCCGGGAGTTCGCGGCGGCCCATCCGGGGCGGCTCTTTCACCTGCACAAACGCAATGCCGGGCTGAGCGCGGCGCGCAACAGCGGGATCGCCTTCGCGCTGGACGCCTTTCCGGCGCTGGAGGCCGTCTATTTCCTCGATTCCGACAACCGCATCCGGCCCCATCTGCTGCAGAGGATGCTGGATGCGCTGCGGGCGGCGGGGCCGGAGGTCGGCTGGGCCTATCCGGACGTCGACAAGTTCGGCTTCTTCGAGTTCTGCGACATGTCCGGCGCCTATTCGCCGCTGGAGCATCTGTTCCGCAACGTCAGCGAGGCGGGCAGCATGGCGTCGCGCCGCCTGCTGGACAGCGGCGCCCGCTTCGACGAGGCGATGCGCCAGGGCAGCGAGGACTGGGAGTTCTGGCTGCAAGGGCTGGAGCGCGGCTTCCACGGTGTCCATGTGCCGGGCACCGGCTTCGGCTACCGCCGCCGCGGCGAGAGCATGCTGACCGAATCGGAGCGCGATTACCGCCCCATCCTGACCCACATCCAGAAGCGCCACCCCGCGCTGTTCGCGGTCCAGGCCGTCTTGCGGGCGGAGACGGCGGTCGGGCGGCGCTACGCCGTCCATCTGCCCGACCACGCCATAGTCCGCTGCGTCACCGACCCCGCGGCGGGCGAGGAGGATGTGCCGCTCGCCGACTTCGTGCGCCGCGCCCTGCGGGCGCCGGAACGGCCCGGCTATGGAGAGTGCCCCGGCCTGCTGGCGGTCATGGACTCCGGCCTTTACGACCTGCTGAAGCGCCACCGCCTGCTGCGCGGCGCCCTGTGGGTTCTGGAACGCGCGGCGGCCCAGGCCACCCTGGTGCGTGCCGCGGTGACGGCGCGGACGGCGGAGGGCGGCTGCGCGCTGTCCTGGTCCGGTGCGCCCGTGGGGCTGCAGGCGGACGCGCCGTTTCCCCTGCCGGACGGCGGGGCGGCCATGGCGATGCTGCCCACCGCGGTCCTGCTCGACCTCGTGCGGCGCCAGCCGGCGGGCACCGCCTTGCTGGAGCGGGAGCCCTGGAAGCCCTGCGCCGAAGCCCGGCTGAGCCTGACCCTGGCGCTGCCCGGCGCGGTCCAGCCGCCGGCCGGCGCCGACGCCGCCCTGTCCGCGCTGCGCGAGGCGATGGCCGCGGCGTGGTCGCGGCCGTCCAACGGGGGCTGGGCGGCGGCGCCCATCGACCGCTACCGCGCCGGGGTCGCGACGCCGGAGGATGTCTACCGGACGGTGCATCAACTGCCCTCGGTGCTGCCGCTGCTCCACCCCGTTGGGAACCGGCGGCTGGCGGCGCTGGTGGCCGACCCCGCCGACGCGGCGGCGCTGGACACCGCCGCCCGCATGGCCCGCTGGCTGGCCGCGAAGGGCTATGACGCGCATCTGGTGGCGCTGGGTGGCCGCAGCCTGTCGCTGACGGCGGAGATGGTGGAGGCGTTCGCGTCGGTCATCCCCCATCCGCTGCCGCTGGTGCTGCCCGAACGCCCGTTGACTCGCCGCGACGCCTATCTGGGCACGCCGCTGCGTCCGCTGGACCCGGTGGAGGAGGATGGGGCGGTCGGCACGCTGGCCGTCTTCGATCTGGTGGTGACGGTGCGGCATGGCGCGGCCCATCCGCTGATGGGGCGGCTGCGCGCCCTCGGCGTCACGGGATGGGCGCTGCTGGGCTCCTCCGATGCGCCGGATGCGCCGTCCCTGGCCGACGCGGTCAACGGCTGCGCCGCCTTCGAGCACGCCTACCAGACCGTCGTCCCGCTTGACGCCCGGACCGTCCGCCTTTGCCAGGGGCTGGGGTTCCCTCCGGACAAGCTGCGGCGCTGGGAGGATGCGACGGAGCCGGACGCCGATCCCGATTGGGCCGCCTGCGTGCCCCTGTCCTCCTGTCTTCCAGACCCATCCGCGGCCGCCTGA
- a CDS encoding alpha-glucosidase/alpha-galactosidase, with protein sequence MAVTTPKTTKIVFLGAGSAAFGLSMYRDLFTTTELAGSTLTLVDTNPAALDRMTALARLLNAKGGAGLIIEQTTDRRAALQGAEFVVNSVAIDRNRLWKLDFEVPKKHGIRHTLGENGGPGGLFFTLRTLPLIFDFARDIEELCPDAQFINLSNPESRVVLGLGKYTKVRTLGLCHGIFLARWFICQILGMAEKDVEVWGAGLNHFQWLMHIRDRAGGRDLYPLLREKEKTHDPAFTPLTRRLFNSFGLWPTCSDDHMGEYLPYGWEGGEHGFDFAEDERGRGILNTLMDGVTAGTTPVPDDWTQPSWGERAVQVIAGVLHNQKRFIESGIVYNQGAIPNLPPDLAVEVPLLADAAGVHPVSLGPLPDPIAKLLHVQASVQQLSVEAAVHASKELALQALLIDPVVTSTDAAVKILDELWEANRPYIRPCV encoded by the coding sequence ATGGCCGTTACCACTCCCAAAACCACCAAGATCGTCTTCCTGGGCGCCGGCAGCGCGGCCTTCGGGCTGAGCATGTACCGCGACCTCTTCACCACGACGGAGCTGGCGGGCAGCACCCTGACGCTGGTGGACACCAATCCGGCGGCGCTCGACCGCATGACCGCGCTCGCCCGCCTGTTGAACGCCAAGGGCGGCGCCGGCCTGATCATCGAACAGACCACCGACCGCCGCGCCGCCCTGCAAGGCGCGGAATTCGTCGTCAACTCCGTCGCCATCGACCGCAACCGCCTGTGGAAGCTCGATTTCGAGGTGCCGAAGAAGCATGGCATCCGCCACACGCTGGGCGAGAACGGCGGCCCCGGCGGCCTGTTCTTCACGCTGCGCACGCTGCCCCTGATCTTCGACTTCGCCCGCGACATCGAGGAACTGTGCCCCGACGCCCAGTTCATCAACCTGTCCAACCCGGAAAGCCGCGTCGTCCTGGGTCTCGGCAAATACACCAAGGTCAGGACGCTGGGCCTGTGTCACGGCATCTTCCTGGCCCGCTGGTTCATCTGCCAGATCCTCGGCATGGCCGAGAAGGACGTGGAGGTCTGGGGCGCCGGGCTGAATCACTTCCAGTGGCTGATGCACATCCGGGACAGGGCCGGCGGACGCGATCTCTACCCGCTGCTGCGCGAGAAGGAAAAGACCCACGACCCGGCCTTCACGCCGCTGACCCGCCGCCTGTTCAACAGCTTCGGCCTGTGGCCGACCTGCAGCGACGACCATATGGGCGAATACCTCCCCTATGGCTGGGAAGGCGGGGAGCATGGATTCGACTTCGCGGAGGACGAGCGCGGGCGCGGCATCCTCAACACGCTGATGGACGGGGTGACCGCCGGGACGACCCCGGTGCCGGACGATTGGACCCAGCCGTCCTGGGGCGAACGGGCGGTGCAGGTCATCGCCGGTGTGCTGCACAACCAGAAGCGCTTCATCGAATCGGGAATCGTCTACAACCAGGGCGCCATCCCCAACCTGCCGCCCGATCTGGCGGTGGAGGTGCCGCTGCTGGCCGACGCGGCGGGCGTCCACCCGGTCTCGCTCGGCCCCCTGCCCGATCCGATCGCCAAACTGCTGCACGTCCAGGCGAGCGTGCAGCAACTGTCCGTCGAGGCGGCGGTCCACGCCTCGAAGGAACTGGCGCTCCAGGCCCTGCTGATCGACCCGGTGGTGACCTCCACCGACGCCGCCGTGAAGATCCTGGACGAGTTGTGG
- a CDS encoding GH1 family beta-glucosidase yields MALFTFPKDFLWGASTAAYQIEGAIHEDGRGPCVWDSFTDAGRIQDGSSAAVACDHYHRWAEDIALLKDAGFNAYRFSIAWPRILPTGTGAVNAAGLDFYDRLVDGLLAAGIRPMACLYHWDLPQPLEDRGGWQGREVVGPFADYARIVAARLADRVKDWMMLNEPNVVATHGYGTGEHAPGHRLGETGILRALHHQNLAQGAALRALSAEHAGLTLGTVINLQPCRAESDRPEDVAAAARWDAVWNRVALDGVMRGKIPDLMAERMKDFVLPGDEEAIRFPIDLLGINYYSRMTMKHETGHPFDVWWGDAHCDRWTAMAWPVQPDGLYDLLMEFKRDYGNPAVFVAENGAAYDDVVTPDGRVHDAERVTFLRDHVASVGRALADGCNVKGYLCWSLLDNFEWAFGLSKRFGIVRVDYDTLVRTPKDSYHFLSEVAKNGRLDLE; encoded by the coding sequence ATGGCACTCTTCACTTTTCCCAAGGACTTCCTGTGGGGGGCGTCCACCGCGGCCTATCAGATCGAGGGGGCGATTCACGAGGACGGGCGCGGCCCCTGCGTGTGGGACAGCTTCACCGACGCCGGGCGCATCCAGGACGGCAGCAGCGCCGCCGTCGCCTGCGACCATTACCACCGCTGGGCGGAGGACATCGCCCTGCTGAAGGACGCGGGATTCAACGCCTATCGCTTCTCCATCGCCTGGCCGCGCATCCTGCCGACCGGGACCGGGGCGGTGAACGCGGCGGGGCTAGACTTCTACGACCGGCTGGTGGACGGGCTGCTGGCCGCCGGCATCCGGCCGATGGCCTGCCTCTACCATTGGGACCTGCCGCAACCCTTGGAGGATCGCGGGGGCTGGCAGGGCAGGGAGGTCGTCGGCCCCTTCGCCGACTACGCCCGCATCGTCGCCGCCCGGCTGGCCGACCGGGTGAAGGACTGGATGATGCTGAACGAGCCGAACGTGGTCGCCACCCACGGCTACGGCACCGGGGAGCACGCGCCCGGCCACAGGCTGGGCGAGACCGGCATCCTGCGCGCGCTGCACCACCAGAATCTGGCGCAAGGGGCGGCGCTCCGCGCCCTATCGGCGGAGCATGCGGGCCTGACGCTCGGCACCGTCATCAACCTCCAGCCTTGCCGGGCCGAGAGCGACCGGCCGGAGGACGTCGCGGCGGCGGCCCGCTGGGACGCGGTGTGGAACCGGGTGGCCCTGGACGGCGTGATGCGCGGAAAAATCCCCGACCTGATGGCCGAGCGGATGAAGGACTTCGTCCTGCCCGGCGACGAGGAGGCGATCCGTTTCCCCATCGACCTGCTGGGCATCAACTACTACTCGCGCATGACCATGAAGCACGAGACGGGGCATCCGTTCGACGTGTGGTGGGGCGACGCCCATTGCGACCGCTGGACCGCCATGGCCTGGCCCGTGCAGCCCGACGGGCTCTACGACCTGCTGATGGAGTTCAAGCGCGACTACGGCAACCCCGCCGTCTTCGTCGCGGAGAACGGTGCGGCCTATGACGACGTGGTGACGCCGGACGGACGGGTGCACGACGCGGAGCGCGTGACCTTCCTGCGCGACCATGTGGCGTCGGTCGGGCGCGCCCTGGCGGACGGCTGCAACGTGAAGGGCTATCTGTGCTGGAGCCTGCTGGACAATTTCGAATGGGCCTTCGGCCTGTCGAAGCGGTTCGGCATCGTCCGCGTCGATTACGACACGTTGGTTCGCACGCCCAAGGACAGCTACCACTTCCTGAGCGAAGTGGCGAAGAACGGTCGGCTCGATCTCGAATGA